DNA sequence from the Stutzerimonas decontaminans genome:
ACTTGAGGCACTGATCACAGCCCTTGAGAAAGAGGGGGTTTGACCTGATGCGCGGCAAGCCCCGCCGTTCAGGGCCGGGTAGGAATCTCCGGTTTTCATGCCGGGGAGGATGTCAAGGGTAGATACAAACAACGAAGCACAATGAAGACTAATCAAAGGCCGCTCCACGCGGCCTTTTTCATTTGATGGAAACCTACCAAAAACTGGTAGGTTTAAAGCACCGGATCATGTTGTTGGCTGATAACGTAAGTCCATCACCTAGCCGGGCTCCGCATCATGGTCACACAGTACGAAATTCATCCTTACGCCAAGCTGTTCCCTATGATGCAAGAAGATGAATACGTCTCATTCTGTTCCGATATCAATACCAATGGCTTGCGACATCCTATCGTTCTGTACCAGGGCAGGATTCTTGACGGGCGTAATCGTTATAGGTGCTGCTGTGATCTCGATATTGAGCCAGCGACGGAGGAGTACACAGGAGACGACGCGTTAGGCTTCGTGCTGTCGTTAAACCTCTATCGTCGGCAACTGAGCGTTGCGCAGCGAGCATTGATCGCTGCAGAGGTTTCCTCTTTGAAGACCGGAGATGAAGAGGCGAGCATTACGATTGAGGACGCAGCAACCATAATGGGCGTTAGCCCCAGATCCATATCTTCAGCTTGCAAGGTCGTTCCCCAGGGCGTGCCCGAGTTGCTAGACGCTGTGAAGTCGGGCGAAATCAGTATTTCAGCTGCAGAAAGAATCAGTGGACTGGAAGACCAGGAACAAAAAACACTTTGCAACGATGGACCCAAAGCCATATGCAAAGCTGCGAAGCAAATGCGAGAGAAGAACAGGCCGGCCCCCAAGGCTGCAAGTAAACCCATAACTGCACCATCGCTAAGTGATGCAGTCGAATCCAATCCTGCATCATTCGATGCATCTACATTTGATACAGAGGCCGCATCAGACGATTTGCTTCTGCCAAAAGTGAAGTCTTCGTCCAGCACCGAGTTGCTATTTGCACTCGCGAAGGAAGCCATGGAGCAGGGGTTTGAGGCAGAGACATTGGTCGGCCAGATTCTGGATGAGGTAGAGCAAGGATTGGATATGCAATTACTGCTGTATACATCCGAGGCCATGAGCCTTCTGTACCCACGCCTTAAAGCTATGTCGTTCAGGCGGTAAAGCTTGCTTGGGTTATTTCTGGTCCGTGGTTAGATGAAGCTGAACAGAACAAGCGATCCGACGAAACCAGAAGACATCAAAGAGGGCGAGTACCACTCGTGAACACAAATGAACATATTTCAGCTGACACGCGGTAAACTTTTGTATGCAGGCATTTTTGCTTTCGGCATGCTTGCGACCTACGGATGCCTTACTCTTGTCGGGTTTGGCTCACACGCAAGCTAATTGCGCACACCCAACATAAGGAAGGATTAACGATGTCCCTCATCACTGAATACCGCCAAACCGAGGAAGCTATCAAAGAGCTTCAGGCCCGCCTGGCGAACATGAGCAATGATGAACGCCTGATCAAGGAAATGGAATTCGAAGAGAAGCTGCGCGGTCTGATGGCCGACTACAACAAGTCTCTACGTGACATCATCGCAATCCTGGACCCCGATTCCCGGCAGCGTCCAGCTGCTGCGGTGCCCAAGAAGCGTGGAGAGCGTAAGGTCAAGACCTACGTGAATCCCCACACCAATGAATCAATCTCCACCAAAGGCGGCAACCACAAGACCCTGAAGGCATGGAAAGCCGAACACGGCAGCGATGTGGTTGAAAGCTGGGTTACCGAATGACCGTAAAGGTAAAACAAAAAAGCCAGCGCTAAGCTGGCTTTTTTGTTTCTATTCTTTCGCTAAGTTTCAGTAGATTTCAAATAACCTTATTGTGCTCGGCTACAAGTTCTTCCTCCTTGATCTCCCCGCTATCGAGCGCTACCTTTAGTGCTGCGTTAAGCTGTTTGGTCTTATGCATGTAGACCGCTGCCCCTCGACACATAGGGTTATCGCCACCGTCAGCAACGTCAGCGTGCTTGCGGCAGTTGGGGCGATAAAATAGGTCGCCTTTCATTTCAGACAGATGATGCCGGCGAATACTCAATGCTTCAGCATCACGGTTACTTTTCAGAAACGGGCACTCATTGCATATCTCTTTTACAGAGCAAATGTGCTTTAAGATGTTTTCCATACAGGCTCTCCAGTCAATGCCTAGATCGACTGTACGGCCAAGCTGCTATATCCCAAGCCATTGGGTTTCTGGTCATCTAGGATAGATTTAAGAAAAACCGGAGGTGTCCATGAATAGCTCAGTCGCACTCAATCAGAATCCAACTCTTGCCCAGATCAATCACCAGCTAATGCGATTCAGCTTGCCAGTGATCCCGCGCGAAAAGATCCAGGTAGTTCTTGCTCATGCTGATCGCGGTAAGTTGATCGCCTCGCTCAACCAGCTCGATGACCCGAACGCATTGGAATATGTCAGATCCTCGCTAACAGCCGCGCAAATACTGTCGGCCAATGAGGAAGATGATCAAGGCGGTATGGATGGCCAAACTAACGATGATGACCAGAGCCGTAGCCAGCGTGACGAGAACAATCTGCTGAGTGATCGTGCGAAGTTCCACGTCTACGGTGGCAAAGCCGCGCTATGCTTTGAAGCCGATGTTACCCGTGGTGGGGTGCCAACCATTGCACTCGATGCTGCAAGTTCAACGGGACCGCGATCCTACAACTGGGGGCAGAAAACTCGCATTCAGATGACGCGAGCTGAGCTACCCGTGGTTGCGGCCGTACTGCTCGGCGCTCGCCAATCTTGCGAGTTCTCTTCTCACGGTGCCGATAAAACGAAAGGTTTCTCGATGGATCGCCAGGGTACTAAGGTGTTCACGAAGGTCTTCGAGAAGGGCGGGGGTGTGAAAGCTGTACCGATTGAGGCTGCAGACGCCTTCTTTGTCACGAGCTTGTTTCTCTTGCAGATCCGTAAGATCTCTCCATGGTTGGATGCCAGTTCAGCTATCGCATTGGTTCGCTCAACAATGCACATGCAGCAGGCTACCTGATGCACGGTGCTACGCCGACCTAGCTACTTTGGCACGCTGCTGCAGATGCAGATGCATCTGCTGCTCATTGCCTCGGTCAGAGAATTGAACCCGCCATTGCCCAGCTCCGGCCTACAACCACAGTCATCTACATGACGGCCACAATCGCTCAAATGGAAGCCTCCCATGAGATGCCTATCCCAGCGTGCTGGCATTAAGCAGCCTCTTGCTGCTCTCTGGTACCCAGCAAGAAATCGTTCCACTGCTGCATAAGCAGCCGGCGTTTATCGATCAACTCCGCGCGGTTGTACGCTGCTTCAACCCTGTCACTCAAACCGTGCGCCAAAGCCATTTCGCAGACCTCTCGCGGGAAATCGGTAGCGTCTGCCGCCCACGTTCTGAAGGTCGAGCGGAACCCATGCGGGACGCAATCACCGGCCTTAATCTTCTTCAGCACGCGGCCCAACGCATTCCCCGCCAAAGGGCCTGAGCCCCGACCCTTCTTAAAAACCCAGACAGGATCGAGCCCTTTCACACTGTCGAGAACGTCGATCATTGCCTCGGTGAGCGGTACCCGATGTGTTACCCCAGACTTCATGCGCTCTGCAGGGATCGTCCAGATGCGCTCTGCAAAATCGAACTCATGCCATTGGGCATTACGGACCTCACCGCTTCGGCAGGCAGTGAGAATCACCATCTCCATTGCGCGGGCAGCACTCCCATCCAGGGTGATGAGATCGCTGTATAGCCCGTGGATCTTCTGCCAAGGGTAGGCGGGGAAGGGCCGCTTACTCTTTGATTGCCTGGCCAGCAGCTTGTCGAGGTGGCCACGCCAGCGGGCCGGATTCTCGCCCTCACGCAGCCCCTTGGCTTTGGCAGCATCCAGAATCAGCTCGATGCGATTGCGGACCAGCTTTGCGGTAGCTGGAATCTGCAGCCAGATGGGTTCGAGAACAGCCAGGACGTTATCGGTGTGTACATCGCGGGGGTGCAGCATGCCGATAACATTGAATACGTGATTCTCCAGGCTCGATTCCCAATCCTGAGCATACGCCGGGCTCCAAGAGGCAGAGTGAGTCCTGACGTACTGCTTGGCTTCAGACTTGAACGTCTTTCCCGCCTTCTTGCTAGCAGCCGATTTCTGGCGAATGGCGTAGCGCTGGTCCAGAGGATTTTTCCCCTGCGAGATCGTCACTCGCTCAGCGTCGGCGGCGAGCCGGGCATCACGCAGAGAGAGGGCAGGGTAGGTACCCAACGAGATGTCGTGCCGATCCCCGTGGAATGAATATCGGAACACCCAGCTTTTCCGCCCTGTCTCCGCGATACGCAGTATCAAGCCCCGCCCATCCTGATAGGCGCCGGGTGTGGTCGTGTCCTTCACAAACTTCGGGGTCAGTTTGCTCATGGCTCGATTCCGAGGAAGGTTTCAAGTTGCGGCTTGGCCGGGTGGCTGAAGCCCGCCTGCCAGCCGGCGAGCATGTCGGAAGATCCGTGCGCACCAACCGGGCAGCCCAACCAGGAGCGGACAAAACCTGCACGGCGGTTGCCTGTGAACCCCTCGGACTCAGCGAACGCACCGATGGCTTCGATGACCAGGTGAGCGACTGCATCCTTTATGAACAACGGACGCTGCGATGCGCTGCGGTATATCGCGCGCACCTCCATCTCCGCGCGCACCTGGGTGAAGTCCTGATCCAAGGCCATGCTGATGGCTGCGGCGCACATGCCGTCCTCGATCACTGCACTGACGGTTGCAACTACTGATTCCATGCTGATCCTTTTATGCAAATTTCAAATCTCGGCACCGCAGGGCCAGCAGCAGGGTCAGATTTCACGCTTTGTACGCAGATATACTATCTGCGTACAAACGACCTGTAGAGCGCATATTTACAGCCCATTGCCCGTTCCGGCTCAATCTGTCCCACAGCCTCTCCCACATTTACACCTGATAGACGTGCCGGGCGCCGTTCGGCATCAGCTCGATCATGGTCAACCGGCCGCCCTCAAAGCAGGCGCCAGTGTCCAGGTAACAGACGTTGCCAATGGTTTTGACCTGATCGACCCGCGTGTGGCCAACGAACACCGCTTCAACACCGCGCACCAGGGAAGCGTCAAGTTGCTGGTAGCGCTTTCGGCTCCAGATAGCCTTGGAGGCGAAGTGGGCGCGCACATTATTCCCCCACTCACCACGAAGTATTTCCTCAAAGTGGGTCCAGTCGTGATGAGGGCATTCGGCATGAACTAACCCGTATTTCTTTCCGCACGGCCCAATAAACGAAAGTGCAACTGGAAGTTTAGCTAAAAGCCTTGCAACCATACTTCGCTCAAGCACGTTTAATTCATAAAACCAGTCGCCGCCATTATTGATATGCCCCGGCGCATCACCTTCTAAGCCTGCATCGATACACCACTGATCATGATTTCCGCGCACTGCGAAGAAGCCCTGTTGGCCGGTCATCAATGCCACCCGGAGGGAGAGCGGGCCTCGGTCAACCAGATCGCCAGTAGAGAAAACCCTGTCAGAATCCCAGTCAAACCGCACCTTGCAGAGCAGTTCATGGAGCTTTTCAGCTTCTCCGTGAAGGTCGCCAACTACAAAGTCACGACCAACACGATTGGCACCGTACTCGTGATAAAGCCCGTTACCCGAAACAACTGGCGTCCGACCGATCATTGCTTTTCCCACTGAATGTTATTCAATGGACTCTACCTCAGGATCGTAATAACCCAAGCAGCACCCCAAAAAAAAGACCTGCTGAAGGCAGGTCTTGGTTTGTAGCTCTTTCTTCATGCGTCCTACAGCATGAGATTGTTGCGCTCGTAGTAGAACGATAGAACCCACTTGGCGTACTTCTCTGCATCATCGACACTAGAGTCCAATGTTTCAAGTGCACTCTGTAGAACAGTAACGCAAGGAGTCAATGCAAATTGCTCAACAAGACTGGCTACGCGCGCGCGAAGCTGACGAATAATCATCAGCGCACTTTCTACACGCGGAACGTCTTGTACAGTGAGCACTTCTGAAAGATTGTAGAATTTCCACAATAAAGCTCTTTGCTCTTGGGCAAGGCCCATCCAACCCCGGAGCGCCGCGTGCATTTTTACTTGGTCATTACCATCGAAGCGCAACAGCGTGTCAAAATTAACCTCTTCACTCATCAGCATACTCACCTCATATCAATTCAAACTCTAACGCCAACAATATAACAATAATCGAAATAGTCAAACCTTTAATTTAACGATTATAGTGAGCAGCTGCAGACTCCATTCGCGCCTGTGCCACAGCGCTTAACTTCGCAGTGGGCTGCGCAATCAGTCGCTCTAACCCAATTTCCTCGCCGGTATCTTCACACCATCCATACTCATCATCTTTGATTGCCTGGATAGCTCGTATAATTTCCGCAGTCTGCGCATTCAAACGCTCCAAGGTGCGATAAAGGGTGTTACGTTCTTCTTCGATAAGGCCTTGATCTAACGCGTCCGCTGCAATGCCAAGGCCTGCCAATGCTTCTTTGGCAGCACGCGCTGAATTAGCCACTTCTCCAAGGCGAGCCCGCAGCACGCCATCGAAGTATTCTTTCTGTGCTGGGTTCATATAGTCGCCACCCGGAACACGATTGATAGTGAAGCTGGTCATATGTCACTTCCTTCTTTGGATATCTTTTCCTGTTTGTGTGCCCGATACATATAGATCCAAATCAGTAACTGAGTGATGATACTGACGGCATTCCAATGACTATGTGATCTAACCGCACCATAAAGAGCAATCATCAGGTACAGCACAATTAGCCAATAAAACCATTTCATAAAGCACCGATTTTTCTCTTAGCCCAATATCTGCGCCCATCCGCTGACAGGCGCGATAAGTTCGTGCTCGATTACAATGATCGAGCTTTGGCGAATCCCAAGTCTTAGCGCTTAGTTGCCTTGAGAAGGAGCACACTTATAGACGTTCCGGCAAATGCGTTCTCGATTGGCTGCGAGAACTCAAGGTCGAAGCCTGGAAGGAGATCCGCAGCCTTGCCGCGAGCACTCAGAGGGAGCACCGCACCAATACGCCCGCCCTGGGCTACCAGAGTGCCCGCACGCTGCAGATGCGCCTGCCAACGCCCCTCGCTATAGGGTAAGCGCTCCATAAACCCCATCTTCAAACGAACCGATAGCCAGACGATGCTGCGCTCCTGATTTCTTTCAGGAGCAGCTGCCATGATGCGTCCCGACGCCAAGGTGCAGAAGGTCTATCTCTATCCCAAGCCTGTCGACTTTCGTAAATCCATCAACGGCCTGGCGGCACTCGTCGAGTTGGATATAAAGGTGGAAGTGTTCAACCCGGTACTGTTCGTGTTCCTCAATCGCAGCCGCAACCAGGTGAAGATCCTCTATTGGGAGCGTAATGGTTTCTGCCTGTGGCTCAAACGCCTAGAGGCCGAGCGCTTCAAGACCAA
Encoded proteins:
- a CDS encoding tyrosine-type recombinase/integrase, with the translated sequence MSKLTPKFVKDTTTPGAYQDGRGLILRIAETGRKSWVFRYSFHGDRHDISLGTYPALSLRDARLAADAERVTISQGKNPLDQRYAIRQKSAASKKAGKTFKSEAKQYVRTHSASWSPAYAQDWESSLENHVFNVIGMLHPRDVHTDNVLAVLEPIWLQIPATAKLVRNRIELILDAAKAKGLREGENPARWRGHLDKLLARQSKSKRPFPAYPWQKIHGLYSDLITLDGSAARAMEMVILTACRSGEVRNAQWHEFDFAERIWTIPAERMKSGVTHRVPLTEAMIDVLDSVKGLDPVWVFKKGRGSGPLAGNALGRVLKKIKAGDCVPHGFRSTFRTWAADATDFPREVCEMALAHGLSDRVEAAYNRAELIDKRRLLMQQWNDFLLGTREQQEAA
- a CDS encoding histone-like nucleoid-structuring protein, MvaT/MvaU family — translated: MSLITEYRQTEEAIKELQARLANMSNDERLIKEMEFEEKLRGLMADYNKSLRDIIAILDPDSRQRPAAAVPKKRGERKVKTYVNPHTNESISTKGGNHKTLKAWKAEHGSDVVESWVTE
- a CDS encoding TraR/DksA family transcriptional regulator; translated protein: MTSFTINRVPGGDYMNPAQKEYFDGVLRARLGEVANSARAAKEALAGLGIAADALDQGLIEEERNTLYRTLERLNAQTAEIIRAIQAIKDDEYGWCEDTGEEIGLERLIAQPTAKLSAVAQARMESAAAHYNR
- the tnpB gene encoding IS66 family insertion sequence element accessory protein TnpB (TnpB, as the term is used for proteins encoded by IS66 family insertion elements, is considered an accessory protein, since TnpC, encoded by a neighboring gene, is a DDE family transposase.); this encodes MMRPDAKVQKVYLYPKPVDFRKSINGLAALVELDIKVEVFNPVLFVFLNRSRNQVKILYWERNGFCLWLKRLEAERFKTKPDAGDEPIELTVDELNWLLDGIDLWRNRPHQVLTPRYVA
- a CDS encoding metallophosphoesterase encodes the protein MIGRTPVVSGNGLYHEYGANRVGRDFVVGDLHGEAEKLHELLCKVRFDWDSDRVFSTGDLVDRGPLSLRVALMTGQQGFFAVRGNHDQWCIDAGLEGDAPGHINNGGDWFYELNVLERSMVARLLAKLPVALSFIGPCGKKYGLVHAECPHHDWTHFEEILRGEWGNNVRAHFASKAIWSRKRYQQLDASLVRGVEAVFVGHTRVDQVKTIGNVCYLDTGACFEGGRLTMIELMPNGARHVYQV